The genomic stretch CACATTGTTTCTATAGATTAATCTTATCTTGTTTTAGCGGTCACATGGTAACAATGGACTAAGTTCACCCTAATAAAGTGATTACATAGTAACTGTAGAGAATACATCTTGTTGTTATTAACAAATGTTCATCAAAGTCAAAGCTCATTACATTGAACGAAGTTTATACTGTTGTAACGATACTGTAGGTTTAAAACATTGACGATTCTGTTGTAACGATAACacggtactttttttttttttttgttaaaactgATCTGTATGTAGCGGTCTATGGTAAACATTAACTTAGTCAATTCTGTTTTACCGATTGCACTTATAACCGAACGGAGTTGactatgttttattaaaaaaattccatTGAAAGGTAGAGTTTTGCTTTACCATAACATTTCGAATATGCTGGGTTATTCACTTAATAGCGGTTCAATCTCTTAAAACAACGTATATTCCTGAGCTAATCCAGCTTTTTTGGGAAAACATGCATTTGCATTATTTTCTGTATTGAAGAATTTTGGATAGCAGGTTCCGTTGATTTAAGAAGTAAAAGTATTATTTCATCATATCCTGTTGCTGTCTTGATACATAGCACTTTGTTTGAATTATGATAATGATTTAAATTTCTCTAAATTCctaatttgttttactttttgttcaaTAGATGTGCGATCTGAGTGTACTGACTGGGCACATAATGGTACATGTGATTTTTATGACTGTTTTGAACAAAGATTTCCATGTGGAAGTTCAGGTTATGCATTAGGATATGGTGGTAAATATTGCAGAAAATTTCAACAGCCTCAGTTCAGAAGTTTATTTAATGCTgcggtaagttttttttattgatttgattATACCAATCATTTGTACCTGCTGACGTCAAAGATGACTGTCAAGTTTTTTAGTTGATTATTGCATATTTGTGTCAAGAGGAAAATGTTTCCCTCTATGTTTTTTGTTCCTTCTTATCATACAAACAACATCGAGATTTTAGAGttggaaagaaaaaaatcaaccaactATTTTTCCTATTACGTTTTGGGcacaaacatttttaatttttcgaCAATGCAAGTATATAATTACTGCAATATGATGTTGCTGCTCAAACGTTGAGCTACTTTAATTCCAAACAGTTAGTCATATAATATAGAATAGTGATCTGCTTTGCTAAAAAACAGACCGCCAAAAGAACATGTAAACAAATGGTAACGTAAACAGCAATTTTGACCATTGATATTACTGTACGCGTTGTATACCAATAAAGAATTAACTAGCTGAATATACCTGTTATTTGAGTTATTGCAGAATGAAAGAAGTAAACTCTATTTTCAGATTTCTTTGCATGTGATTCTTTTTTACATTGCTGATTTGTaaagagtttaaaaaaatatcatcggtCCAATTGCATGATACAGGCTCTGATATCGTTTTCTAATGTCATCTTTTGGGTTATACATTCATGTACAAAATTATATACTTGCTTGATCTGAAACTAACAAGCCGTTTATAAACTGTATGGACAGAGTAGTATTCAACTTAAACAAactcatttgtttgtttttttggctgctaaagataaaaaaaaatttaaaaagttacaaaaaatgccGATATAAATTTTAGCAAATTAGAGCGGTAACGAgtaacccttttttttttaaaaagggagttgcaaaatatacaaacttaCAGttgaattgaaaattgaaaagcaTAAAGATTGTTAAATTGAATAAGAAGATGATAGAATTAAGCGGTTTATACAAAACATAGGCTTTCGAAAATAAAGTACTAGtatgtataaatttaaaaagactggctataaaaaatcttttattcaaaatcctCAAGTCAATAATTGATTTTCATATATAACGAATATTTTGATTGTTATAGGGTCAAGTTTTTCTCGACAAGATGTCAAAATGTGAAATGGACGCAGTTTTACCATTTTACGAACAGCAATCCATTACCTGCTCTACAGATAAAAAAGAAGTCCAGTTGAAACAAACTTGAATATATGTCATaacaaacacacatatatataaggTAATAACGATTActaatgaaacaactgtccaccaTATACCAAAATAT from Mytilus edulis chromosome 7, xbMytEdul2.2, whole genome shotgun sequence encodes the following:
- the LOC139483116 gene encoding uncharacterized protein; this translates as MKTVVYLCLVGVCNGFLFNLNTHGGSKTITAKTDVRSECTDWAHNGTCDFYDCFEQRFPCGSSGYALGYGGKYCRKFQQPQFRSLFNAAGQVFLDKMSKCEMDAVLPFYEQQSITCSTDKKEVQLKQT